A single genomic interval of Asinibacterium sp. OR53 harbors:
- a CDS encoding N-acetylornithine carbamoyltransferase — MKQFISVHDVPNINALVEKALAYKANPFADRQLGADKRIGLLFLNPSLRTRLSTQVAARNLGMEAIVFNVDKEGWALEFEEGAIMSGNTVEHIKDAAPILGQYFDILCIRTFPSLKNREEDYSEMFIHQFIKYAGVPVVSLESATLHPLQSLTDIITIQEHYRAQNAKRKPKIVLTWAPHVKPLPQCVANSFSQWINAWGEADFVITHPQDYELAEQFTKGAAITHDQDAALKGADYVYVKNWSTYTDYGKIYENDPAWMLTEEKLKASNNAKVMHCLPVRRNVELSDEILDSAHSLVTQQAGNRVWAAQAVLAELLQSGK, encoded by the coding sequence ATGAAACAATTTATCTCCGTTCATGATGTTCCCAATATCAATGCGCTCGTTGAAAAAGCGTTGGCATATAAGGCAAATCCTTTTGCCGACAGACAGCTCGGAGCGGATAAACGAATTGGTTTATTGTTTCTGAATCCCAGTCTGCGTACGCGTTTGAGCACACAAGTGGCCGCGCGCAACCTGGGTATGGAAGCCATTGTGTTCAATGTAGATAAAGAAGGATGGGCGCTTGAGTTTGAAGAAGGCGCCATCATGAGCGGTAATACGGTAGAGCATATCAAAGATGCTGCGCCGATATTGGGGCAATATTTCGATATACTGTGCATACGTACATTCCCCTCTCTTAAGAACCGGGAAGAGGATTACAGCGAAATGTTCATCCACCAGTTCATTAAATATGCTGGTGTACCTGTTGTAAGTTTGGAAAGCGCTACACTGCATCCTTTGCAATCGTTGACAGACATCATTACCATACAGGAACATTACCGGGCACAAAATGCGAAACGCAAACCCAAGATCGTACTCACCTGGGCGCCACATGTAAAACCACTGCCACAATGTGTAGCAAATAGTTTTTCTCAATGGATAAATGCATGGGGAGAAGCCGATTTTGTCATCACTCATCCGCAGGATTATGAACTCGCAGAGCAGTTCACCAAAGGAGCTGCCATTACACATGACCAGGATGCAGCATTGAAAGGTGCAGACTATGTATATGTAAAGAACTGGAGCACTTATACCGATTATGGTAAGATCTATGAGAACGATCCGGCATGGATGCTGACAGAAGAAAAGCTGAAAGCCAGCAACAATGCAAAAGTGATGCATTGCCTGCCCGTAAGAAGGAATGTGGAACTGAGCGATGAAATACTCGACAGTGCACACAGCCTGGTAACACAACAAGCCGGTAACAGGGTATGGGCTGCGCAGGCAGTACTGGCAGAATTATTACAATCGGGAAAATAA
- a CDS encoding aspartate aminotransferase family protein — translation MKLFDVYPLNNITITKAQGSYVWDENGVQYLDMYGGHAVISIGHTHPHWVRRIEDQLEKIAFYSNSIHIPIQLELAKKLGEVSGKQDYQLFLCNSGAEANENALKLASFHTGRKKIIAFSKSFHGRTSLAVAATDNKSIVAPVNETDNIIFLPFNDQQALQDCFAKEGKEIAAVIIEGIQGVGGINIADESFLKLIRQLCDEYGTVYIADSVQCGYGRSGLFFSHDYAGVNADIYSMAKGMGNGFPIGGILIAPHIQPKYGMLGTTFGGNQLACAAALAVLEVIQQDQLIDVAKQRGQYLLNRLKAVEGIQNVRGRGLMIGFDVPEALKDLKKKLLFDHNVFTGEAKPNVIRLLPSLAITRKQVDEFLDVLKEAIAEITAHATENA, via the coding sequence ATGAAATTATTCGACGTTTATCCCCTCAACAACATCACCATCACCAAGGCCCAGGGGTCTTATGTATGGGATGAGAACGGTGTACAGTATTTAGACATGTATGGCGGCCATGCCGTTATCAGTATCGGACATACACATCCACACTGGGTGCGCCGAATAGAAGATCAACTGGAAAAGATCGCTTTTTATTCCAACTCCATTCATATTCCTATTCAGCTGGAACTGGCTAAAAAATTAGGAGAAGTGAGCGGCAAACAGGATTATCAGCTCTTCCTTTGCAACAGTGGCGCCGAAGCCAATGAAAACGCGTTGAAGCTGGCATCTTTTCATACGGGGAGAAAAAAAATAATCGCTTTCAGCAAATCATTTCATGGAAGAACTTCACTGGCAGTGGCCGCTACCGATAACAAATCGATCGTGGCACCGGTGAATGAGACAGATAATATTATTTTCCTTCCGTTCAACGATCAGCAGGCATTGCAGGATTGTTTTGCAAAAGAGGGAAAGGAGATCGCTGCTGTGATCATTGAAGGAATACAGGGTGTAGGCGGTATTAATATTGCCGATGAGTCGTTTTTGAAATTGATCAGGCAATTGTGCGACGAATACGGTACGGTATATATTGCTGATAGCGTTCAATGCGGTTATGGCAGAAGCGGTTTGTTCTTCTCGCATGACTATGCCGGTGTGAATGCAGATATTTATTCCATGGCCAAAGGCATGGGCAATGGATTTCCGATAGGCGGCATATTAATAGCACCGCATATACAACCTAAGTACGGCATGCTGGGCACTACTTTTGGCGGGAACCAATTGGCTTGTGCAGCAGCGCTGGCGGTGCTGGAAGTGATACAGCAAGACCAGTTAATAGATGTGGCAAAGCAAAGAGGACAATACCTGCTCAACAGGCTGAAAGCCGTCGAAGGCATACAGAACGTGCGCGGCCGCGGATTGATGATTGGATTTGATGTGCCGGAAGCATTGAAAGACCTGAAGAAAAAATTATTGTTCGACCACAACGTATTTACCGGAGAAGCCAAGCCGAATGTAATACGTCTGTTGCCTTCTTTAGCCATCACACGCAAACAGGTAGATGAATTCCTGGACGTATTGAAAGAAGCCATCGCTGAAATAACAGCGCATGCAACAGAAAACGCATAA
- the argC gene encoding N-acetyl-gamma-glutamyl-phosphate reductase produces MKKIKAGIVGGAGYTGGEMIRLLINHPDVDVAFIHSTSNAGNPVSKVHADLVGETDLQFTGTLSDDIDVLFLCVGHGDARKFLEQNSVAEKIKVIDLSQDFRLAAHASIGNRQFVYGLPELNKAQIKTAANIANPGCFATTIQLGLLPLAKAGLLRDVYTTGITGSTGAGQGLSTTSHFSWRANNVQAYKTLQHQHIKEIRQSLQQLQGSDAADVHFVPWRGDFTRGIYVTSVIDCASPIEEIKQLYKDFYKDAAFTHVSDTMIDLKQVVNTNKCLLHIEKQGNKIAVHSASDNLLKGASGQAVQNMNLLFGLDETAGLKLKANYF; encoded by the coding sequence ATGAAAAAGATCAAAGCAGGCATAGTAGGAGGAGCAGGATATACAGGTGGGGAGATGATACGCCTGTTGATCAACCATCCTGATGTTGATGTAGCATTCATACACAGCACCAGCAACGCAGGTAATCCTGTGAGTAAAGTGCATGCCGACCTTGTGGGTGAAACAGACTTACAATTCACCGGCACACTAAGCGATGACATCGATGTGCTGTTCCTTTGTGTGGGACATGGCGATGCGAGGAAATTCCTGGAACAAAATTCGGTGGCTGAAAAGATCAAAGTGATCGATCTTTCACAGGACTTCAGGCTGGCAGCGCATGCTTCGATCGGCAACAGGCAATTTGTTTACGGACTGCCGGAGTTGAACAAAGCGCAGATCAAAACAGCGGCTAATATTGCTAACCCGGGTTGTTTCGCTACCACGATTCAATTGGGCCTGTTGCCATTGGCCAAAGCAGGTTTACTGCGTGATGTATATACTACCGGTATCACCGGATCAACAGGCGCAGGACAGGGGTTGAGCACTACGTCACATTTCAGCTGGAGAGCGAACAATGTACAAGCTTACAAAACATTGCAGCACCAGCATATCAAAGAAATACGTCAAAGCCTGCAACAATTGCAGGGCAGTGATGCGGCAGATGTACACTTCGTTCCCTGGAGAGGAGACTTTACAAGAGGTATCTATGTTACTTCAGTCATCGATTGTGCGTCTCCGATTGAAGAAATAAAACAACTGTACAAAGATTTTTACAAGGACGCCGCTTTTACGCATGTAAGCGACACCATGATTGATCTGAAGCAGGTGGTGAATACCAACAAATGCCTGTTGCATATTGAAAAACAAGGTAACAAGATAGCGGTACACTCCGCATCGGATAACCTGCTGAAAGGGGCCAGCGGGCAGGCAGTGCAGAACATGAACCTGTTATTTGGACTGGATGAAACAGCAGGACTAAAATTGAAAGCAAACTATTTTTAA
- a CDS encoding argininosuccinate synthase — MQKVVLGFSGGLDTSYCVKYLTEEKGYEVHSVIVNTGGFSEAELQHIEQHAYKLGVKTHTTVNAVNSYYESIIKYLVFGNVLKNNTYPLSVSAERLSQALHIAEHAKKLNAVAVVHGSTGAGNDQVRFDMIFNIMIPGVEIITPIRDLRLSREEEIEYLKSKGVEMNFTKAAYSINKGLWGTSVGGRETLQSKGMLPEEAWPTQVTKTGSEEVKLGFVKGELRTVNDQSFDHPAQAIQYLQTIAGPYGVGRDIHVGDTIIGIKGRVGFEAAAPMVILKAHHALEKHVLTKWQLSWKDQLAQFYGNWLHEGQILDPVMRDIEAYLENSQANVTGDVFVQLHPYHFQIIGIESKYDLMSSKFGKYGEMNNGWTGEDVRGFSKIFGNQTSIYHNVKESNQ, encoded by the coding sequence ATGCAAAAAGTAGTTCTCGGATTCAGTGGCGGCCTCGATACTTCCTATTGTGTAAAATACCTGACAGAAGAGAAGGGTTATGAAGTGCACAGCGTAATTGTGAATACCGGCGGTTTCAGCGAAGCCGAGTTACAGCATATAGAACAGCATGCCTACAAGCTGGGCGTGAAAACACATACCACGGTGAATGCCGTAAACAGCTATTACGAAAGCATCATCAAATACCTGGTATTTGGTAATGTGCTCAAGAACAATACTTACCCGCTAAGTGTGAGCGCCGAGCGATTGAGCCAAGCCCTGCATATTGCCGAGCACGCCAAAAAGCTGAACGCTGTTGCAGTGGTTCATGGAAGTACAGGTGCGGGTAACGACCAGGTAAGGTTTGATATGATCTTCAACATCATGATCCCTGGAGTGGAAATTATTACGCCTATAAGAGATTTGCGTTTAAGCCGGGAAGAAGAGATCGAATACCTCAAGTCCAAAGGTGTGGAAATGAATTTTACCAAAGCGGCTTACTCCATCAATAAAGGATTGTGGGGCACCAGCGTAGGTGGAAGGGAAACTTTGCAGTCGAAAGGCATGTTGCCTGAAGAAGCCTGGCCTACACAGGTTACCAAAACCGGTTCTGAAGAAGTAAAATTGGGTTTTGTAAAGGGAGAATTGAGAACAGTGAACGATCAGTCATTCGATCACCCTGCGCAAGCCATTCAATACCTGCAAACCATTGCCGGCCCTTATGGTGTGGGCAGGGATATCCATGTGGGTGATACTATTATTGGTATTAAAGGCCGCGTTGGCTTTGAAGCTGCGGCACCCATGGTAATACTGAAAGCACATCATGCACTGGAAAAGCATGTGTTAACCAAGTGGCAACTGAGCTGGAAAGACCAGCTGGCGCAGTTTTATGGTAACTGGCTGCATGAGGGGCAAATACTCGATCCGGTAATGAGGGATATTGAAGCGTACCTGGAAAATTCACAAGCCAATGTTACAGGTGATGTATTTGTGCAATTGCATCCTTATCATTTCCAAATCATTGGCATCGAATCGAAATACGACCTGATGAGCAGCAAGTTTGGTAAATACGGAGAGATGAATAATGGCTGGACGGGAGAAGATGTGAGAGGTTTCTCGAAGATCTTCGGCAACCAGACTTCTATTTATCATAATGTAAAAGAAAGCAACCAGTAA
- a CDS encoding N-acetyltransferase — protein sequence MEQNIIVRVANSGDTHYAQTITDEMEASAKARGTGIAKRSPDYVAQKMTEGKAVIALLPDGTWVGFCYIEAWGHDEFVANSGLIVAPVFRKSGVAKLIKRTIFNLSREKYPKAKIFGLTTGLAVMKINSELGYEPVTYSELTDDEEFWAGCKSCVNYDILMSKDRKNCMCTAMLYDPADHYTPEETTQEFNKQSKLWERFMKIKQSRLLSFFKRKESSGSSGKPKSLFHYFFHL from the coding sequence TTGGAACAAAATATTATTGTCCGTGTAGCCAATAGTGGCGACACACACTACGCGCAAACCATCACTGATGAGATGGAAGCTTCTGCAAAAGCGCGTGGCACGGGGATTGCCAAACGTAGTCCGGATTATGTTGCGCAGAAAATGACGGAAGGCAAAGCCGTCATCGCCCTCCTGCCAGATGGCACCTGGGTAGGCTTTTGCTATATAGAAGCCTGGGGGCATGATGAGTTCGTTGCGAACAGCGGTCTCATCGTAGCGCCTGTATTCAGGAAAAGCGGCGTAGCCAAGCTCATCAAGAGAACCATCTTCAACCTGTCGAGGGAAAAATACCCGAAGGCCAAAATATTTGGCTTAACCACGGGTCTTGCCGTGATGAAGATCAACAGCGAGCTGGGTTACGAGCCTGTTACCTACAGTGAACTGACAGATGATGAAGAATTCTGGGCAGGTTGTAAGAGCTGCGTGAACTACGATATCCTGATGAGTAAAGACAGGAAGAATTGTATGTGCACAGCCATGTTATACGATCCGGCCGATCATTATACGCCGGAAGAGACCACGCAGGAATTCAATAAGCAATCCAAGCTCTGGGAAAGATTCATGAAGATCAAGCAAAGCCGGTTGCTGAGTTTTTTCAAAAGAAAAGAGAGCTCCGGCTCTTCGGGTAAACCCAAATCATTGTTTCATTATTTCTTTCACCTTTAA